One region of Daphnia pulicaria isolate SC F1-1A chromosome 7, SC_F0-13Bv2, whole genome shotgun sequence genomic DNA includes:
- the LOC124349566 gene encoding lachesin-like isoform X2, whose amino-acid sequence MKNRSVSSVTFIQRRIQRFSIDNFPRFTPTRNSPICMMLDSRRNSLMSWRSSERMAPTILDLHIRHLWVIFLMAVSGTGEALASRHPRSSAKTVMLADGSATSLAVTNAAPQFSESIRNVTVPLGREAVLSCVINNLAEYKVGWLRADDQTILSLHRRVVTHNPRVSVTHDESRTWNLHIRQVKESDQGCYMCQINTAIMKKQLGCIQVQVPPDIIDDRSTSDVTVNEGDNVTLTCTATGKPAPRIVWRREDGQKIVVYRPTATASAPGSNHNNLHGTKSSSSNGGVLNATTTSTTSDVVAVTATGTHHPHQHHQGIASTTTRERSKVEAYHGETLRLYRVTRQMMAAYMCIASNDVPPAVSKRVPLNVNFPPLVTSSMNVVGALLGTDVRLTCNVESHPPSINYWMKGRQQDQHNTILPSAKYSIDGERGGSTSYKTSMSLTIHNFQSQDKSAYICVAANSLGTAEASIQIYEVVRATSAPTSASRLATSTGNNIEHFPVKEDNEDDETSSSSMSVPPSEQQRERKQEQRDETANQIRGGGVSSGSTSSLLKFTWSFIHHCTIVFPYILTAMVSSCGKII is encoded by the exons ATGAAAAATCGGTCGGTATCATCAGTGACGTTTATTCAGCGACGAATTCAAAGATTTTCAATAGACAATTTCCCGCGATTTACTCCCACACGGAACAGTCCGATTTGTATGATGCTCGACAGTCGACGAAATTCCCTAATGAGTTGGAGGTCCAGCGAGAGGATGGCCCCGACGATCCTTGACCTCCACATCCGACACCTTTGGGTGATCTTCCTCATGGCTGTTTCAG GCACAGGTGAGGCGTTGGCGTCACGCCATCCGCGTAGTTCTGCCAAGACTGTGATGCTCGCCGATGGAAGCGCAACTTCCTTGGCGGTGACGAATGCTGCGCCGCAGTTTTCGGAATCCATCCGGAACGTGACGGTACCGCTGGGCCGCGAGGCCGTCCTATCGTGTGTCATCAACAATCTGGCAGAGTACAAA GTTGGATGGCTGAGGGCGGACGACCAGACAATTTTGAGTCTTCACCGCCGTGTCGTGACGCACAATCCGCGTGTTTCGGTAACTCACGACGAGTCACGCACCTGGAACCTCCACATTCGCCAAGTCAAGGAATCCGATCAAGGATGTTACATGTGTCAG ATCAACACGGCGATAATGAAGAAGCAACTTGGCTGCATCCAAGTCCAAGTGCCTCCGGACATTATCGACGACCGGAGTACGAGCGACGTCACGGTCAACGAAGGCGACAACGTGACGCTGACGTGCACAGCCACCGGCAAACCGGCCCCGAGGATCGTCTGGCGTCGTGAGGACGGCCAAAAGATCGTCGTTTATCGCCCGACGGCCACAGCGTCCGCACCGGGATCCAACCACAACAATCTCCATGGAACGAAATCTTCTTCCAGCAACGGCGGCGTTCTCAATGCAacgacaacatcaacaacatccGACGTTGTTGCCGTCACCGCAACGGGAACTCACCACCCGCATCAGCACCACCAAGGAATTGCGTCGACGACGACCCGCGAGAGATCGAAAG TCGAGGCGTATCATGGCGAGACTCTGCGCCTCTACCGGGTCACCCGCCAGATGATGGCCGCCTACATGTGCATCGCCTCCAATGACGTCCCTCCCGCCGTCAGCAAACGAGTTCCTCTCAACGTCAACT TTCCGCCATTGGTGACGTCTTCGATGAACGTGGTGGGTGCGCTGCTGGGCACCGACGTCCGGTTGACTTGCAACGTCGAGTCGCATCCGCCCAGCATCAACTACTGGATGAAGGGAAGACAACAAGACCAACACAACACTATCCTGCCCAG CGCCAAGTACAGCATCGACGGTGAACGAGGAGGATCGACGAGCTACAAGACGAGCATGTCACTGACCATCCACAACTTCCAGTCCCAAGACAAGAGCGCTTACATTTGCGTGGCCGCTAATTCATTGGGCACCGCCGAAGCCTCAATTCAAATCTACG AAGTGGTTAGAGCAACGTCAGCACCAACATCAGCTAGCCGATTGGCAACTTCCACTGGCAACAATATCGAACATTTCCCAGTCAAGGAAGACAACGAAGACGATG AGACGTCATCGTCGTCCATGTCCGTGCCACCCAGCGAACAGCAACGAGAGCGAAAACAAGAGCAACGAGATGAGACGGCCAATCAGATTAGAGGTGGTGGTGTCTCCTCTGGTTCTACTTCTTCCCTCTTGAAATTCACCTGGTCATTCATTCATCACTGTACCATCGTTTTCCCGTATATTCTTACTGCAATGGTTTCCTCGTGCGGCAAAATTATATGA
- the LOC124349566 gene encoding lachesin-like isoform X4, producing the protein MKNRSVSSVTFIQRRIQRFSIDNFPRFTPTRNSPICMMLDSRRNSLMSWRSSERMAPTILDLHIRHLWVIFLMAVSGTGEALASRHPRSSAKTVMLADGSATSLAVTNAAPQFSESIRNVTVPLGREAVLSCVINNLAEYKVGWLRADDQTILSLHRRVVTHNPRVSVTHDESRTWNLHIRQVKESDQGCYMCQINTAIMKKQLGCIQVQVPPDIIDDRSTSDVTVNEGDNVTLTCTATGKPAPRIVWRREDGQKIVVYRPTATASAPGSNHNNLHGTKSSSSNGGVLNATTTSTTSDVVAVTATGTHHPHQHHQGIASTTTRERSKEVEAYHGETLRLYRVTRQMMAAYMCIASNDVPPAVSKRVPLNVNFPPLVTSSMNVVGALLGTDVRLTCNVESHPPSINYWMKGRQQDQHNTILPSAKYSIDGERGGSTSYKTSMSLTIHNFQSQDKSAYICVAANSLGTAEASIQIYETSSSSMSVPPSEQQRERKQEQRDETANQIRGGGVSSGSTSSLLKFTWSFIHHCTIVFPYILTAMVSSCGKII; encoded by the exons ATGAAAAATCGGTCGGTATCATCAGTGACGTTTATTCAGCGACGAATTCAAAGATTTTCAATAGACAATTTCCCGCGATTTACTCCCACACGGAACAGTCCGATTTGTATGATGCTCGACAGTCGACGAAATTCCCTAATGAGTTGGAGGTCCAGCGAGAGGATGGCCCCGACGATCCTTGACCTCCACATCCGACACCTTTGGGTGATCTTCCTCATGGCTGTTTCAG GCACAGGTGAGGCGTTGGCGTCACGCCATCCGCGTAGTTCTGCCAAGACTGTGATGCTCGCCGATGGAAGCGCAACTTCCTTGGCGGTGACGAATGCTGCGCCGCAGTTTTCGGAATCCATCCGGAACGTGACGGTACCGCTGGGCCGCGAGGCCGTCCTATCGTGTGTCATCAACAATCTGGCAGAGTACAAA GTTGGATGGCTGAGGGCGGACGACCAGACAATTTTGAGTCTTCACCGCCGTGTCGTGACGCACAATCCGCGTGTTTCGGTAACTCACGACGAGTCACGCACCTGGAACCTCCACATTCGCCAAGTCAAGGAATCCGATCAAGGATGTTACATGTGTCAG ATCAACACGGCGATAATGAAGAAGCAACTTGGCTGCATCCAAGTCCAAGTGCCTCCGGACATTATCGACGACCGGAGTACGAGCGACGTCACGGTCAACGAAGGCGACAACGTGACGCTGACGTGCACAGCCACCGGCAAACCGGCCCCGAGGATCGTCTGGCGTCGTGAGGACGGCCAAAAGATCGTCGTTTATCGCCCGACGGCCACAGCGTCCGCACCGGGATCCAACCACAACAATCTCCATGGAACGAAATCTTCTTCCAGCAACGGCGGCGTTCTCAATGCAacgacaacatcaacaacatccGACGTTGTTGCCGTCACCGCAACGGGAACTCACCACCCGCATCAGCACCACCAAGGAATTGCGTCGACGACGACCCGCGAGAGATCGAAAG AAGTCGAGGCGTATCATGGCGAGACTCTGCGCCTCTACCGGGTCACCCGCCAGATGATGGCCGCCTACATGTGCATCGCCTCCAATGACGTCCCTCCCGCCGTCAGCAAACGAGTTCCTCTCAACGTCAACT TTCCGCCATTGGTGACGTCTTCGATGAACGTGGTGGGTGCGCTGCTGGGCACCGACGTCCGGTTGACTTGCAACGTCGAGTCGCATCCGCCCAGCATCAACTACTGGATGAAGGGAAGACAACAAGACCAACACAACACTATCCTGCCCAG CGCCAAGTACAGCATCGACGGTGAACGAGGAGGATCGACGAGCTACAAGACGAGCATGTCACTGACCATCCACAACTTCCAGTCCCAAGACAAGAGCGCTTACATTTGCGTGGCCGCTAATTCATTGGGCACCGCCGAAGCCTCAATTCAAATCTACG AGACGTCATCGTCGTCCATGTCCGTGCCACCCAGCGAACAGCAACGAGAGCGAAAACAAGAGCAACGAGATGAGACGGCCAATCAGATTAGAGGTGGTGGTGTCTCCTCTGGTTCTACTTCTTCCCTCTTGAAATTCACCTGGTCATTCATTCATCACTGTACCATCGTTTTCCCGTATATTCTTACTGCAATGGTTTCCTCGTGCGGCAAAATTATATGA
- the LOC124349566 gene encoding lachesin-like isoform X1 codes for MKNRSVSSVTFIQRRIQRFSIDNFPRFTPTRNSPICMMLDSRRNSLMSWRSSERMAPTILDLHIRHLWVIFLMAVSGTGEALASRHPRSSAKTVMLADGSATSLAVTNAAPQFSESIRNVTVPLGREAVLSCVINNLAEYKVGWLRADDQTILSLHRRVVTHNPRVSVTHDESRTWNLHIRQVKESDQGCYMCQINTAIMKKQLGCIQVQVPPDIIDDRSTSDVTVNEGDNVTLTCTATGKPAPRIVWRREDGQKIVVYRPTATASAPGSNHNNLHGTKSSSSNGGVLNATTTSTTSDVVAVTATGTHHPHQHHQGIASTTTRERSKEVEAYHGETLRLYRVTRQMMAAYMCIASNDVPPAVSKRVPLNVNFPPLVTSSMNVVGALLGTDVRLTCNVESHPPSINYWMKGRQQDQHNTILPSAKYSIDGERGGSTSYKTSMSLTIHNFQSQDKSAYICVAANSLGTAEASIQIYEVVRATSAPTSASRLATSTGNNIEHFPVKEDNEDDETSSSSMSVPPSEQQRERKQEQRDETANQIRGGGVSSGSTSSLLKFTWSFIHHCTIVFPYILTAMVSSCGKII; via the exons ATGAAAAATCGGTCGGTATCATCAGTGACGTTTATTCAGCGACGAATTCAAAGATTTTCAATAGACAATTTCCCGCGATTTACTCCCACACGGAACAGTCCGATTTGTATGATGCTCGACAGTCGACGAAATTCCCTAATGAGTTGGAGGTCCAGCGAGAGGATGGCCCCGACGATCCTTGACCTCCACATCCGACACCTTTGGGTGATCTTCCTCATGGCTGTTTCAG GCACAGGTGAGGCGTTGGCGTCACGCCATCCGCGTAGTTCTGCCAAGACTGTGATGCTCGCCGATGGAAGCGCAACTTCCTTGGCGGTGACGAATGCTGCGCCGCAGTTTTCGGAATCCATCCGGAACGTGACGGTACCGCTGGGCCGCGAGGCCGTCCTATCGTGTGTCATCAACAATCTGGCAGAGTACAAA GTTGGATGGCTGAGGGCGGACGACCAGACAATTTTGAGTCTTCACCGCCGTGTCGTGACGCACAATCCGCGTGTTTCGGTAACTCACGACGAGTCACGCACCTGGAACCTCCACATTCGCCAAGTCAAGGAATCCGATCAAGGATGTTACATGTGTCAG ATCAACACGGCGATAATGAAGAAGCAACTTGGCTGCATCCAAGTCCAAGTGCCTCCGGACATTATCGACGACCGGAGTACGAGCGACGTCACGGTCAACGAAGGCGACAACGTGACGCTGACGTGCACAGCCACCGGCAAACCGGCCCCGAGGATCGTCTGGCGTCGTGAGGACGGCCAAAAGATCGTCGTTTATCGCCCGACGGCCACAGCGTCCGCACCGGGATCCAACCACAACAATCTCCATGGAACGAAATCTTCTTCCAGCAACGGCGGCGTTCTCAATGCAacgacaacatcaacaacatccGACGTTGTTGCCGTCACCGCAACGGGAACTCACCACCCGCATCAGCACCACCAAGGAATTGCGTCGACGACGACCCGCGAGAGATCGAAAG AAGTCGAGGCGTATCATGGCGAGACTCTGCGCCTCTACCGGGTCACCCGCCAGATGATGGCCGCCTACATGTGCATCGCCTCCAATGACGTCCCTCCCGCCGTCAGCAAACGAGTTCCTCTCAACGTCAACT TTCCGCCATTGGTGACGTCTTCGATGAACGTGGTGGGTGCGCTGCTGGGCACCGACGTCCGGTTGACTTGCAACGTCGAGTCGCATCCGCCCAGCATCAACTACTGGATGAAGGGAAGACAACAAGACCAACACAACACTATCCTGCCCAG CGCCAAGTACAGCATCGACGGTGAACGAGGAGGATCGACGAGCTACAAGACGAGCATGTCACTGACCATCCACAACTTCCAGTCCCAAGACAAGAGCGCTTACATTTGCGTGGCCGCTAATTCATTGGGCACCGCCGAAGCCTCAATTCAAATCTACG AAGTGGTTAGAGCAACGTCAGCACCAACATCAGCTAGCCGATTGGCAACTTCCACTGGCAACAATATCGAACATTTCCCAGTCAAGGAAGACAACGAAGACGATG AGACGTCATCGTCGTCCATGTCCGTGCCACCCAGCGAACAGCAACGAGAGCGAAAACAAGAGCAACGAGATGAGACGGCCAATCAGATTAGAGGTGGTGGTGTCTCCTCTGGTTCTACTTCTTCCCTCTTGAAATTCACCTGGTCATTCATTCATCACTGTACCATCGTTTTCCCGTATATTCTTACTGCAATGGTTTCCTCGTGCGGCAAAATTATATGA
- the LOC124349566 gene encoding lachesin-like isoform X5 produces MLADGSATSLAVTNAAPQFSESIRNVTVPLGREAVLSCVINNLAEYKVGWLRADDQTILSLHRRVVTHNPRVSVTHDESRTWNLHIRQVKESDQGCYMCQINTAIMKKQLGCIQVQVPPDIIDDRSTSDVTVNEGDNVTLTCTATGKPAPRIVWRREDGQKIVVYRPTATASAPGSNHNNLHGTKSSSSNGGVLNATTTSTTSDVVAVTATGTHHPHQHHQGIASTTTRERSKEVEAYHGETLRLYRVTRQMMAAYMCIASNDVPPAVSKRVPLNVNFPPLVTSSMNVVGALLGTDVRLTCNVESHPPSINYWMKGRQQDQHNTILPSAKYSIDGERGGSTSYKTSMSLTIHNFQSQDKSAYICVAANSLGTAEASIQIYEVVRATSAPTSASRLATSTGNNIEHFPVKEDNEDDETSSSSMSVPPSEQQRERKQEQRDETANQIRGGGVSSGSTSSLLKFTWSFIHHCTIVFPYILTAMVSSCGKII; encoded by the exons ATGCTCGCCGATGGAAGCGCAACTTCCTTGGCGGTGACGAATGCTGCGCCGCAGTTTTCGGAATCCATCCGGAACGTGACGGTACCGCTGGGCCGCGAGGCCGTCCTATCGTGTGTCATCAACAATCTGGCAGAGTACAAA GTTGGATGGCTGAGGGCGGACGACCAGACAATTTTGAGTCTTCACCGCCGTGTCGTGACGCACAATCCGCGTGTTTCGGTAACTCACGACGAGTCACGCACCTGGAACCTCCACATTCGCCAAGTCAAGGAATCCGATCAAGGATGTTACATGTGTCAG ATCAACACGGCGATAATGAAGAAGCAACTTGGCTGCATCCAAGTCCAAGTGCCTCCGGACATTATCGACGACCGGAGTACGAGCGACGTCACGGTCAACGAAGGCGACAACGTGACGCTGACGTGCACAGCCACCGGCAAACCGGCCCCGAGGATCGTCTGGCGTCGTGAGGACGGCCAAAAGATCGTCGTTTATCGCCCGACGGCCACAGCGTCCGCACCGGGATCCAACCACAACAATCTCCATGGAACGAAATCTTCTTCCAGCAACGGCGGCGTTCTCAATGCAacgacaacatcaacaacatccGACGTTGTTGCCGTCACCGCAACGGGAACTCACCACCCGCATCAGCACCACCAAGGAATTGCGTCGACGACGACCCGCGAGAGATCGAAAG AAGTCGAGGCGTATCATGGCGAGACTCTGCGCCTCTACCGGGTCACCCGCCAGATGATGGCCGCCTACATGTGCATCGCCTCCAATGACGTCCCTCCCGCCGTCAGCAAACGAGTTCCTCTCAACGTCAACT TTCCGCCATTGGTGACGTCTTCGATGAACGTGGTGGGTGCGCTGCTGGGCACCGACGTCCGGTTGACTTGCAACGTCGAGTCGCATCCGCCCAGCATCAACTACTGGATGAAGGGAAGACAACAAGACCAACACAACACTATCCTGCCCAG CGCCAAGTACAGCATCGACGGTGAACGAGGAGGATCGACGAGCTACAAGACGAGCATGTCACTGACCATCCACAACTTCCAGTCCCAAGACAAGAGCGCTTACATTTGCGTGGCCGCTAATTCATTGGGCACCGCCGAAGCCTCAATTCAAATCTACG AAGTGGTTAGAGCAACGTCAGCACCAACATCAGCTAGCCGATTGGCAACTTCCACTGGCAACAATATCGAACATTTCCCAGTCAAGGAAGACAACGAAGACGATG AGACGTCATCGTCGTCCATGTCCGTGCCACCCAGCGAACAGCAACGAGAGCGAAAACAAGAGCAACGAGATGAGACGGCCAATCAGATTAGAGGTGGTGGTGTCTCCTCTGGTTCTACTTCTTCCCTCTTGAAATTCACCTGGTCATTCATTCATCACTGTACCATCGTTTTCCCGTATATTCTTACTGCAATGGTTTCCTCGTGCGGCAAAATTATATGA
- the LOC124349566 gene encoding protein CEPU-1-like isoform X6, whose translation MCQINTAIMKKQLGCIQVQVPPDIIDDRSTSDVTVNEGDNVTLTCTATGKPAPRIVWRREDGQKIVVYRPTATASAPGSNHNNLHGTKSSSSNGGVLNATTTSTTSDVVAVTATGTHHPHQHHQGIASTTTRERSKEVEAYHGETLRLYRVTRQMMAAYMCIASNDVPPAVSKRVPLNVNFPPLVTSSMNVVGALLGTDVRLTCNVESHPPSINYWMKGRQQDQHNTILPSAKYSIDGERGGSTSYKTSMSLTIHNFQSQDKSAYICVAANSLGTAEASIQIYEVVRATSAPTSASRLATSTGNNIEHFPVKEDNEDDETSSSSMSVPPSEQQRERKQEQRDETANQIRGGGVSSGSTSSLLKFTWSFIHHCTIVFPYILTAMVSSCGKII comes from the exons ATGTGTCAG ATCAACACGGCGATAATGAAGAAGCAACTTGGCTGCATCCAAGTCCAAGTGCCTCCGGACATTATCGACGACCGGAGTACGAGCGACGTCACGGTCAACGAAGGCGACAACGTGACGCTGACGTGCACAGCCACCGGCAAACCGGCCCCGAGGATCGTCTGGCGTCGTGAGGACGGCCAAAAGATCGTCGTTTATCGCCCGACGGCCACAGCGTCCGCACCGGGATCCAACCACAACAATCTCCATGGAACGAAATCTTCTTCCAGCAACGGCGGCGTTCTCAATGCAacgacaacatcaacaacatccGACGTTGTTGCCGTCACCGCAACGGGAACTCACCACCCGCATCAGCACCACCAAGGAATTGCGTCGACGACGACCCGCGAGAGATCGAAAG AAGTCGAGGCGTATCATGGCGAGACTCTGCGCCTCTACCGGGTCACCCGCCAGATGATGGCCGCCTACATGTGCATCGCCTCCAATGACGTCCCTCCCGCCGTCAGCAAACGAGTTCCTCTCAACGTCAACT TTCCGCCATTGGTGACGTCTTCGATGAACGTGGTGGGTGCGCTGCTGGGCACCGACGTCCGGTTGACTTGCAACGTCGAGTCGCATCCGCCCAGCATCAACTACTGGATGAAGGGAAGACAACAAGACCAACACAACACTATCCTGCCCAG CGCCAAGTACAGCATCGACGGTGAACGAGGAGGATCGACGAGCTACAAGACGAGCATGTCACTGACCATCCACAACTTCCAGTCCCAAGACAAGAGCGCTTACATTTGCGTGGCCGCTAATTCATTGGGCACCGCCGAAGCCTCAATTCAAATCTACG AAGTGGTTAGAGCAACGTCAGCACCAACATCAGCTAGCCGATTGGCAACTTCCACTGGCAACAATATCGAACATTTCCCAGTCAAGGAAGACAACGAAGACGATG AGACGTCATCGTCGTCCATGTCCGTGCCACCCAGCGAACAGCAACGAGAGCGAAAACAAGAGCAACGAGATGAGACGGCCAATCAGATTAGAGGTGGTGGTGTCTCCTCTGGTTCTACTTCTTCCCTCTTGAAATTCACCTGGTCATTCATTCATCACTGTACCATCGTTTTCCCGTATATTCTTACTGCAATGGTTTCCTCGTGCGGCAAAATTATATGA
- the LOC124349566 gene encoding neurotrimin-like isoform X3: MKNRSVSSVTFIQRRIQRFSIDNFPRFTPTRNSPICMMLDSRRNSLMSWRSSERMAPTILDLHIRHLWVIFLMAVSGTGEALASRHPRSSAKTVMLADGSATSLAVTNAAPQFSESIRNVTVPLGREAVLSCVINNLAEYKVGWLRADDQTILSLHRRVVTHNPRVSVTHDESRTWNLHIRQVKESDQGCYMCQINTAIMKKQLGCIQVQVPPDIIDDRSTSDVTVNEGDNVTLTCTATGKPAPRIVWRREDGQKIVVYRPTATASAPGSNHNNLHGTKSSSSNGGVLNATTTSTTSDVVAVTATGTHHPHQHHQGIASTTTRERSKEVEAYHGETLRLYRVTRQMMAAYMCIASNDVPPAVSKRVPLNVNFPPLVTSSMNVVGALLGTDVRLTCNVESHPPSINYWMKGRQQDQHNTILPSAKYSIDGERGGSTSYKTSMSLTIHNFQSQDKSAYICVAANSLGTAEASIQIYVVRATSAPTSASRLATSTGNNIEHFPVKEDNEDDETSSSSMSVPPSEQQRERKQEQRDETANQIRGGGVSSGSTSSLLKFTWSFIHHCTIVFPYILTAMVSSCGKII, encoded by the exons ATGAAAAATCGGTCGGTATCATCAGTGACGTTTATTCAGCGACGAATTCAAAGATTTTCAATAGACAATTTCCCGCGATTTACTCCCACACGGAACAGTCCGATTTGTATGATGCTCGACAGTCGACGAAATTCCCTAATGAGTTGGAGGTCCAGCGAGAGGATGGCCCCGACGATCCTTGACCTCCACATCCGACACCTTTGGGTGATCTTCCTCATGGCTGTTTCAG GCACAGGTGAGGCGTTGGCGTCACGCCATCCGCGTAGTTCTGCCAAGACTGTGATGCTCGCCGATGGAAGCGCAACTTCCTTGGCGGTGACGAATGCTGCGCCGCAGTTTTCGGAATCCATCCGGAACGTGACGGTACCGCTGGGCCGCGAGGCCGTCCTATCGTGTGTCATCAACAATCTGGCAGAGTACAAA GTTGGATGGCTGAGGGCGGACGACCAGACAATTTTGAGTCTTCACCGCCGTGTCGTGACGCACAATCCGCGTGTTTCGGTAACTCACGACGAGTCACGCACCTGGAACCTCCACATTCGCCAAGTCAAGGAATCCGATCAAGGATGTTACATGTGTCAG ATCAACACGGCGATAATGAAGAAGCAACTTGGCTGCATCCAAGTCCAAGTGCCTCCGGACATTATCGACGACCGGAGTACGAGCGACGTCACGGTCAACGAAGGCGACAACGTGACGCTGACGTGCACAGCCACCGGCAAACCGGCCCCGAGGATCGTCTGGCGTCGTGAGGACGGCCAAAAGATCGTCGTTTATCGCCCGACGGCCACAGCGTCCGCACCGGGATCCAACCACAACAATCTCCATGGAACGAAATCTTCTTCCAGCAACGGCGGCGTTCTCAATGCAacgacaacatcaacaacatccGACGTTGTTGCCGTCACCGCAACGGGAACTCACCACCCGCATCAGCACCACCAAGGAATTGCGTCGACGACGACCCGCGAGAGATCGAAAG AAGTCGAGGCGTATCATGGCGAGACTCTGCGCCTCTACCGGGTCACCCGCCAGATGATGGCCGCCTACATGTGCATCGCCTCCAATGACGTCCCTCCCGCCGTCAGCAAACGAGTTCCTCTCAACGTCAACT TTCCGCCATTGGTGACGTCTTCGATGAACGTGGTGGGTGCGCTGCTGGGCACCGACGTCCGGTTGACTTGCAACGTCGAGTCGCATCCGCCCAGCATCAACTACTGGATGAAGGGAAGACAACAAGACCAACACAACACTATCCTGCCCAG CGCCAAGTACAGCATCGACGGTGAACGAGGAGGATCGACGAGCTACAAGACGAGCATGTCACTGACCATCCACAACTTCCAGTCCCAAGACAAGAGCGCTTACATTTGCGTGGCCGCTAATTCATTGGGCACCGCCGAAGCCTCAATTCAAATCTACG TGGTTAGAGCAACGTCAGCACCAACATCAGCTAGCCGATTGGCAACTTCCACTGGCAACAATATCGAACATTTCCCAGTCAAGGAAGACAACGAAGACGATG AGACGTCATCGTCGTCCATGTCCGTGCCACCCAGCGAACAGCAACGAGAGCGAAAACAAGAGCAACGAGATGAGACGGCCAATCAGATTAGAGGTGGTGGTGTCTCCTCTGGTTCTACTTCTTCCCTCTTGAAATTCACCTGGTCATTCATTCATCACTGTACCATCGTTTTCCCGTATATTCTTACTGCAATGGTTTCCTCGTGCGGCAAAATTATATGA